GTGTTGCATTGTCTATTCTACTAAAAAATATGATTCCATTTAAAGAGACAGAGTTGACCTCCACATGACATTTATACACCTACCTACAGAAAAGCTAATAACATCAAAACATGTTCCCTTTGAATACATTCAACTTTTATTTGGaacattttctaatataatcaataatattaaaaacatttcaGCTTAAATAATGAGGTGACTCACCTTGTATATTGTTCGAATTTACAAACTATATTGAGTTTAAAAGTGTTGGAATTTGCAAATGTAGCTTACACTTTAGAACAAAGAGAAACTTTCaataatttccttttaatacaattatttctCAAATATGAACactaaattttagaaaattatatatatcatactttaaaaaattctattgcAACGCAAAATCATTAAAAGTTATGTGaagaataatatacatattgtaaGAAATTAAGACGATATGTTGGactgtatgaaaaattaacataCCAAATTTTGATACTAATAATAGTTATGTCAAATAGTATTCGATataatgatttaaataaattcataatataaaaacaaataccATGTGTTACAAAACCAAATAAACTAGTAAACatgtattcgttaaaatttatcttttgttttaaaatgtaaactgcgtctataaataattataacgtcTTTTTAAAACTCTCttgtataatttctttatctcttatattttttaaattttctgctAAATAAGAATGAAATAGTTTAAATATCTTTACACAATTATAGATTACCAACTTTTcacattataaataattataatcagaaacattaatttaaaaaattgataattataagtTAAACATATTAAAGAcatattttaacaattattgGCTCATTGAATTTAGTATACCAATTTGCTCATTCAATAATAAGTTTTCATGAATCTCTATTGTTTACAGCATGAATTACTAACAGAATGTGCAGAAAATACTACTAACAATGTCATTAGAAATCTTTGAAGTAGCGTGTAAGACGATACAGGTACTTCTTACTATTTTCTATGGTAGGGTCATATGAATCCACAAACTGTCCCTCGACGAACTGTATGCTCAGTGACGACTTGCCTATTAAAAAcaataagaaagaaacaataaGCATTGAGAatacaaaaaacaaatttttacatacataaaatgtttatatacgtttataaatttgcataaatatataagtatgtTTACACATATAGCAAATAAGTTACATTATtagataaataattactttataaagatattaattagTATAACAAAACTAATGTAAGTCTAAAAAAGTCccatattttgaaaatttttattagttatgataatcatttaattttcaaacacaCTATAAGATAAGCaactaattatttcaattataataataatttttcattacctACGGATCTATAACCCATAATAGCTATTTTCCTTTGTTTTGGTGGCATTTTTCAGCATTTATAAACAGAAACGCTGCAACTGTAGTCCATAAAGGCTGGTGCATACTCCAATTAGAACCtctacataaaattaaaataagaaatgtgaaaaattatttttttcgaataaaagaatatatccttatatatgaACTAATTGTTAGATACTACTATTACTCTAgaagattattataataaattgattgtataacttattttgtattaaaataattaatttagattgaaataatttattctgagttattaattattacattaaagaTTATAGTTTAGACtataataaagatattaaagaaattagaTTACAATAAAACATATGTCTAATAACATAGATTGTGATTaaataagtaattaaataataattctatgaATATACTTGATTTTAGTATAGTTATTTCCTTAAATTGTTACTTAGTTTGATTACATCATAaatgttttgaaaattaactacgacatttctaattatatatagaattatcgcctatatttataatatttcatttcataaaaattattaattgtaattcgaatttcaataaaaaccAAACAAAGGAACCATGtacatgaaatatgaaaataattaatgactCCTTgtggaaacattttttataaaattacagtcATTAAATAAAATCTGCAAAAGCTGTGTGCGTAAGTAAGAACgcatttaaatatgtatttaatatatgcGTATTAAGTATagttgtatgtacatatatagtatTCTTTACATCATACTCTGTTTACGtatttatcaattatataGTAAATGTTTTGTTGCGTTGCAATAATCaaactcttttattttataacatgaAAATTGCATTCGTCATAAACAGACTTctcatcgaattacgtattattTAATGCACATGCAAATGCACATGCAGTACTCACCAAGAAAGAGGAGGTATATACATTAGTATACATACATTATGTGCGTTTCATGTTAATCGACATATTGACTCTTATTATATGTCaagtatttaaacaaataaaagttgaTATTTGTCTTAATATGATGTCTTAAAATAAACTTTTCAATACTACTGAAAATATTACTATCTTCTTATACGCTGACGCGATAGTTTCGtactgatattttatatagtgtCACGTCTCTCGGACGTGTATAGACTTAACGAGTGACGGTAGTTCAACAGTAGCCGCAAGATGTCTACTATTTCCTCACAAGTACATagtaaattattcgttattccagtattcattaatttatatacaatttccaaaatttatttcaattttataggCACAGGAATAGAATAGAATCTATTAAATGTAATCCGATTGAGCAGTTTAATTGGTGGTCTTGAGaagaaacgtttcttttttgttctaTCTTTCTCCTTTATTTCGCGGTTCATCCACATGTTTTGATGCTGAAAGTCCGATCTTAGGACTCGATAGTCATAGATTTTAATCAAATTGTTAGGGATTTTCTTCtaaaaagtttttaaattaattttaagcaATCCTTCttataatacttttaaataattatattcataaacatAGTAtcatgtatttataatatacaatgcCGCAGAGGACATTAAGCAAAAGACATTAACCTCAAAGAAGAAAGCAATGGAATCCAATACCGAGGAAAACACCGAATATATGCAATGCTGATATtaactataaatttataaattaataaagataaaggcaatgatttaataaaaatgaaattacatgtaatatttacatactGATCTCtcaataaatgtttatttcagGGAAAACTTTAAtgtttaaattacatataacatAGTATTAACACCTTGTATTGGTGACCATGTTTAATAGTTTTCTATATAACACTATTTACTTCTTTATTGTGAAAAaacagaataaataaatatttccgcAGAAGGAAATTTCTTGATTTCGTTATCTATTTGCAATGAAACATATCTATTTTGTAAGTTTGAAAACAAAGGTGAAttctatttcttatattttctatgtttttttAAATCCTTTCACATCTTATTTTCTGtgttactttttaaaatatcttatgAAAATCAATTAAAGGAGACCTATGAAATAACTATAAAGCGCATCAAGAATACtttatgattaattttttttttaaatattaatattaattctgtttccaaattataaaacagttttatctattgcaattttttgtaaattccAATTTGTTCATCTTATacttttgatttattatttgttataatataatacaattatgatatatatatattatatattatatattatatatataatatatattataatatatattatatatgatatattgtaatatatataatatatcattataaGAGTTCTACATTTTAACATGTAATGTGTATTAGATATGAATAGATAAACtgtaaatacatacatacctACATTATACGAAAAATCAAAAGTGAAACCTGTTCAGCAATAACACGTCAATATCATAGATACGTCCTCTTTATGTCACGAAGCTTTCTCTAGATCATAGATTCCAGAACTGATTCTAGaacaaatttcgaaaaaaggacaaaattatctttctttcttacagTCCTCTTTGATTTGAACGgatgttttcttcttcttttcctttcttctccttttctaaAAAAGATACAGattcttattatatatatgtagacaaattatatatacatgtattcgCAACGAGTGCGATAAATCTGTTGGTTTTATAATCGATCTTCTACTTCCTAAATTGAATAGGTATACTTTCTTGCTACTTTATAAATCAGCGAAGAACACacgtaaaagaattttatttaagacaGTTAATGTACGAAATAAGAAGGAAGCGCATCGTAAATCGCTTTTATAACGTTTTCGActgatattttatagaatcaGGGAATATACATagatcttttattattaattgttgaTTTTCTCTGGTTTAAACAGTGATATCTCGTTAATTATGGATAAAATGGCTCCAATAAGTAATTTATTGATAGTTTGAAGTCATTTACAACATTTCTTGTGACTTTCTTAAATTCATTAAGGAGCGATTTCTCCTTGGAATTATTACTGACGCATATATGTTTATGTACATAGAGCatacaataaaatgaaaaataagttAGCATAAAGCtatatataaagtacaaagaaaaacTACGCAGAACAAAATCCTCGGGGATATACACAGAAATGGAAAGCAAGCGGGTAGATATAAGGAGGTCGTGTTTCATCGGCATACTCAGTTTATCACTCGATCTACATAGCAGATCAGACGTATTATAAGAGCACGCAGATTAGCATTTCACAATGAAAACTGAATTATTGTTgcaagtaaataataaaaattctaaataatatgtatagtTTATACTTTAATCATCAATACTTAAAAAACATTCGTGCCGATAATTCTTTCctttatagatttttatatttcttgtgggcaatataaaaattataaattcgaaAAATGTAGCTTTTATACTTTCAAGATTACAGTGATAATTTGTTGTTCCAAATTTAACATGTACATCAGAAtacttaaaatttaaaaattataaattagttTTCTTAATGATTTTCagtttattttagttttaccGATATTGCTAGTTCCTATGTCCGAAGGATTTTTCTTCGAACAGTAAGTAAAGTTAAATTTTAGTCTTGTCGATGATAaaacttatttttttaattaaatttactgtTAAATTAGTGTcatagtaattttaattttcatttattaaatatatacattccCCTTAGATTTACATTAAATCTTAGTTATAGTGTGTTTAATAACGATATTATATGAAGAAAATAGATCGTACATTGACAATTTGTATTTCAGCCCTAAGAAGCTATTAATGGATTTGTTTCAAttgtcaaaagaaaaaaaagaagcaaaaaagGGGCCTCATATAGATCATTATCATGTACATTATTATCCAGTAACAATCCCTATATTTGAACCACTGGTGAAAGCACCTAAAAAACACAAACTGGAAGAAATATATCagtaaatatgaattatattacaattaaaatatagtgTAATCagaaattgtatttagtagATAGGTTTAAAGCTTTTGTaaaatgtgtatatatttttacataattaatttttattctgtgTTATTTAAAgtcaatttatttcatattgtaCACATTAAAACTTAAAACGTTTGTTAAAACTTTAATTGATAGTAGAAAAATAACTTTGATAAATTACTTTGCcgaataattttgtttgtttgccGAAAGTAATTGTTTAGGAttaagaaatacatatttaatttcaaatttttagcAACCAACTGAAAACGATTGGATGGTCCAGTcacgaatataaatatattcctGAACCCAAAATTAAAACTTTCAGTTTATATGATTCGTGGAAAAATCCTGTGCCctgcaaaaaagaaattttaggtaataattggaatatttttaacttattttctactttttaaacatttgcgATTTAAACAATGTTTATCCAATAATGTTGCAGAAACAGATCTTTTAGAAATAACAAACGACAGCGAGGACGAAAATGTATTGTACATACACCCCTCTATTCACAAGTATTAAAATACACAAAAAAAGAGTACCTAAAAAatcattagaaaattattaaaatctttaaaaattatctcgTTGGAAACGTTAGATTATAAAgaacctatatatatattcgatatgacaacaaaaaattgcaaattatatgtattaaaattaaatgtctTTCTTGTTTATATTTACCACGGCTCTTAACCGCTGCTTTAATCAATCTTGACATTACTAAACTTTTTATTAGTCATATTTAGTGTTATTTAGTTCCGTAATCAAATATTCTGTGAATAATAAGTGCcaaattcataatatttagatttttcataCTGATATTTTTGATACTGTTTATATTTGATACTGATTTTTATACTTAAGGATTTTACAAGATAAAAATCTGTCGACgtaaaaatctttattttttaagttaACTTTTGTAAACTCTAGCGTgtcaaaaatatatcttatgaTGTTGAATATGtatcgtaaaatttattaaatattgcatTATGCGTTAATTAGAATTAGAGGTTggttcaataaaataaaaatacatttttattttcttgtcaCAATGTAGAACTAATAATGTTTCTAACACGATTGCATGCTatagataatattattaattttttgctttttatattgttttatttagaaagtataattttgttaataacgtaatacaatacttTTCAATGTATTAATAGAATATGTTGTAAAAAGAATAACAGCTAGAAATATGGTGGCACAATATTTggtactttgaatattttattatcttctatattatatataattttacaattttaatttaattttaaatacatgataattacaatttttttcacaCATAAAGTTTTAATTTAAGATGTCTAGGATCGTGCATCTTTTCGGAAAGCGTTTTATAAGATAGTTTCAATAAGTGAGATATATCCGATGATAATGGCAGCTTTCTCTTCTCGATACGCGTTTCTTGTTGCTCCATATGATCCTGCAAGAGCTTGGACATAAGGTGCAACATGTATTTGCGATCAGTTAGTCGTACGATATGAGTTCCCATCACTTTTTCTAATCGGGATTTTACTGGTGGATAATTTATTCTAGAAATaacaaatgaataaataagatttaaaagataatgtaaaaattatataaatcacAAATAGAGATTACAGGTCCAAAATTTATAATTGCATTTTAGTGTAAATTTGTTACAAGTAGTTTAACAGTATCGTTTAATATTCTGTTTCTAATACTTTTTTAGACGTAGATACGAAAGATTAGAATTAGTAATatctatattataaatttatagtaatataaattctataaaagaataaaatgatttttaattaaataacaagaaattaatataagcGGTAGAAATTATAACTTACGCATATCTTACGTGTTCTGTTTCCCACCATTGCAAAGGAGTGTCATAAGGATCTATAGCAGAGATAAATGCTATTTTTACATCTTCAAATACCTTTTTAGATTTTCTCGGGGCTTccacttttctcttttcgagTTCAATCTTTTTATCAGCTTcactaataattttattcttatatttctgCTTTTTTTCATGGTTAGCTTTTTTCTGATATCTAGTTCGCCTTTTCTCTACTGTTGCAGTTTGCATACTAAAATATCTGTTTCTatcttcgttttctttatataaagctatcgattaaatttaatcattATGTGTTATGTTTTCTAATTGATATAAAACATAGTTCGTTACATTAACATCAATATGGTTAGactaaaattttgaaaatgaatatagaaaatgtaagaaaaaacAAACGCATTCAAAACTACGattttaaagatttaaaaaatatctcggactatgaatttaattagaaattttgttctttcaaattaaaaaagaaatttatataaataataataataataataatagtactttattatatattagactTTATGTCTATTACAGGGAGGTTCTTTGGCGTAACAGATTGACTTATTtagtatatattttcttatcttaTGGATAGTTATTCTAACCATTATAACATACATTAGACGCTTATGTAGTAtgcataataataatgtaatatatatgtatcgatGAACATAAACTATActacttatatattataatataatatgaaaatatttcattttacttgTGATATTGTTCAGTGTTTATTTTCTAATGTTGTTATTATGAGatcattgttatattatttgatttgCATATCCTAAGTTTTCTACTAATATGTAGTACTTCAAGTGTtctattttctcatttttatgtCTGAACTGATTATCCTCATGCCAGCTTTACAGCTGCTTGGATGTACATACCGCACTAGTTTTCATGTTTCTTGTATATCACTCAACACAATCTTGATTTAGGGAAGTCAtccatttctctttctccctaaAGCATTACTTGTATCATTGATGATTGCATTGTATTTGACATAATTGAGTATCGTACACACATTATCGAGATAATTTCTCTTTATCAACCTACCTTTGTATTAACTTGTCCTAGTTCCTTACGTTTAAGGTaagaaatttccaatttttgcaTGTTGTAGAGCTagtgatttaaaaaatatgtacagaATAACTATACACATTTAAACATAAATGCTTTTATGATAAtaatcaatttatatattttctatttacgatctttaaaagatttaaaagttccaaaaattttttaaataatattttaatttaatatctctcagatatcttaattaaaaaatttatatcatatttttaaattattccaatCTTTTAGAtctcaaaatattaattgtaacgATAAAATTTTGCTATAATATACTAAAACATTCTCAAAtgctatttatttcatttaaaatagaaCTTTGAATACTCTCAACACCAATGAGTTAATAATTGTCATAATAATATTCTGATCAATGAATCAGATTATTAAACCTTAACCCTTAAAATATCAAACCGATAATTGAAAATgacaattaaatacaaatatttgtcaCGAATTTGTGTTCCATTATTAACTTTATATACATAGTGTCTatcttcaatatttaaaattatgtgtcatataaaataactttttaaacatacttaagtacatatgtatatatttttttcttattatattaaGGCATAATGCCTATTGTAATCTTTTCTAGAGTTAGTACatgtttcgtatattttgtttccatcttcatttatttcttaaaactgtattataatttgttgtatatatatctattagtacatttttgttgctt
The nucleotide sequence above comes from Bombus fervidus isolate BK054 chromosome 6, iyBomFerv1, whole genome shotgun sequence. Encoded proteins:
- the LOC139988116 gene encoding uncharacterized protein isoform X6, which produces MLFILVLPILLVPMSEGFFFEHPKKLLMDLFQLSKEKKEAKKGPHIDHYHVHYYPVTIPIFEPLVKAPKKHKLEEIYHNQLKTIGWSSHEYKYIPEPKIKTFSLYDSWKNPVPCKKEILETDLLEITNDSEDENVLYIHPSIHKY
- the LOC139988116 gene encoding uncharacterized protein isoform X2, producing the protein MKTELLLQFILVLPILLVPMSEGFFFEHPKKLLMDLFQLSKEKKEAKKGPHIDHYHVHYYPVTIPIFEPLVKAPKKHKLEEIYHNQLKTIGWSSHEYKYIPEPKIKTFSLYDSWKNPVPCKKEILETDLLEITNDSEDENVLYIHPSIHKY
- the LOC139988116 gene encoding uncharacterized protein isoform X4, translated to MKHIYFFILVLPILLVPMSEGFFFEHPKKLLMDLFQLSKEKKEAKKGPHIDHYHVHYYPVTIPIFEPLVKAPKKHKLEEIYHNQLKTIGWSSHEYKYIPEPKIKTFSLYDSWKNPVPCKKEILETDLLEITNDSEDENVLYIHPSIHKY
- the LOC139988116 gene encoding uncharacterized protein isoform X3 — protein: MSTISSQFILVLPILLVPMSEGFFFEHPKKLLMDLFQLSKEKKEAKKGPHIDHYHVHYYPVTIPIFEPLVKAPKKHKLEEIYHNQLKTIGWSSHEYKYIPEPKIKTFSLYDSWKNPVPCKKEILETDLLEITNDSEDENVLYIHPSIHKY
- the LOC139988116 gene encoding uncharacterized protein isoform X1 — encoded protein: MKHIYFVSLKTKFILVLPILLVPMSEGFFFEHPKKLLMDLFQLSKEKKEAKKGPHIDHYHVHYYPVTIPIFEPLVKAPKKHKLEEIYHNQLKTIGWSSHEYKYIPEPKIKTFSLYDSWKNPVPCKKEILETDLLEITNDSEDENVLYIHPSIHKY
- the LOC139988114 gene encoding uncharacterized protein — its product is MQTATVEKRRTRYQKKANHEKKQKYKNKIISEADKKIELEKRKVEAPRKSKKVFEDVKIAFISAIDPYDTPLQWWETEHVRYAINYPPVKSRLEKVMGTHIVRLTDRKYMLHLMSKLLQDHMEQQETRIEKRKLPLSSDISHLLKLSYKTLSEKMHDPRHLKLKLYV
- the LOC139988116 gene encoding uncharacterized protein isoform X7 encodes the protein MSEGFFFEHPKKLLMDLFQLSKEKKEAKKGPHIDHYHVHYYPVTIPIFEPLVKAPKKHKLEEIYHNQLKTIGWSSHEYKYIPEPKIKTFSLYDSWKNPVPCKKEILETDLLEITNDSEDENVLYIHPSIHKY
- the LOC139988116 gene encoding uncharacterized protein isoform X5; the encoded protein is MESKRFILVLPILLVPMSEGFFFEHPKKLLMDLFQLSKEKKEAKKGPHIDHYHVHYYPVTIPIFEPLVKAPKKHKLEEIYHNQLKTIGWSSHEYKYIPEPKIKTFSLYDSWKNPVPCKKEILETDLLEITNDSEDENVLYIHPSIHKY